The Mauremys reevesii isolate NIE-2019 linkage group 1, ASM1616193v1, whole genome shotgun sequence genome segment ATTGGTTGGTATTATATGCAGAAACAATGAACAGGCAACCCATATTGTTGTCCAATAGAAAAACAAGCTCTTctcatccccccgcccccaccaaaaaaaagaggaaacaaCTCACACCAATATTTGCTATGGAAACAGATCCTACCTCTATTAATTTATCATTTTATTATGATAGCGCCTAGAAGTGCCAATCAGGGACCCACTGTGTTTATGTGTGTGTACAATGCCAAGCAGATAATCCCTGCTCCGTAGAGCCTACAGTCAAAGTATAAAATGAGACAACAGGTGGGTACACAGATGGGGGAAGCACAATAAAACAGTTCTGTTCAGCTTGAtaagcagcagtggcagcaaaCCAGCTGCCTAACCACTGACACCTTATTTCACTGTATGATACTGCTTGCGATGGCTAGGACTCTAATgctgatcctgcaactggattTGTGTGGACAGATCTTTATGCCTGTGCAGAGTCCACTGAACTCACTGGGGCTTGGCACAGATCTGCCTGCACAAACCAACTAGCAGAATCAGGGTGTAAATTTGCAAGAGTCTGCTTATTCTCATTTAATCTGTGTCCCTACCcacttccctccaccccctcattGTTTCAGCATATTCTTTTTTATATTTACATTGTAACCACAGACACACAGAACAAACCTGTCATGTAGTTGGTATCTTTCCCGTACCTCTTCCAAAACTATTCGCTTTGGTCCTTCTCCTCCAACTAAGAAATGTAAATCTGGATATTTCTGACAAAGTTCAGGAATTATACCACTAAGCAAATCTATACCTAAAATACAAAATGTAGAGCAGTTATTATTGTATTTGAGAGTTTAGAGCTTATCTTTCTGATGCCATCCATTCCTGTAACACTATTCACATGTCAAAATCAGAGATCTCTGAAAGACGGTTGCATCACTGGCTATTAAAATATCAAAACTGATGAACTAGCAGAATGCAAGAGTGTAAGAAGTGTTTAAATTACATAACCTCTTTGCTTATTTTAAGCATAACATTTTCAACTTTACAGAAAATTACTGCACAAGGCATCAAAACCCCAAGTGCTACAACTGAGATATGAACACAGTTTGCTAAAAAGCTGAAGACTCAATCCTGCAACTCTAGTCACATGAGTAGACCCAATGAAGTAAATGGGTGAGATTCTCACCCCAGCTCCAACCTCTTTTACCAGTAAAGGGACCCTAAAAGCCTCAGTTCTGGTCAGATAACTCCCTTGGTGCAGGAACTGAGGAGGACAGCTGCAGGTTTTCCCTCTGAGGACCCCCTTGCAAGTCCTGGTACAAGGTGGATggctgggaacaggaagggcacatcaggggccaggggcggctctacaaagtaggctgccccaagcagcgcggagcgctgcgccgcccttccccagtcccgcggcgggtcccctcttcccacggctccggcttcctggggagggcgtcatttggctccccAGGaagccgccccaagcgggcgcttggcccgctggtgcctagagccgcccctgtcagggGCAGGACCTAAGCATGCAATGTTGTGGAGATTCTGGGCCACTCAGGACCTCTTTATAAAGTAAGTACTGGACCCCAAATCAACTAGCAAAAGGAATCTAAAAGCAGAAATAAAGAATGAAACTAAAACTACAGTTTTATTATTCTAATGTTTTAATTAGCATTGGGTTAAAACTGGTCGTACGGatatgatatttaaaaaaaaagactcagTACTTAAATTTAGAGATAGGTGATTTACATTAAAAGAAGTATCTCAGTCCAAATTGTATGCCCTACATCTGTGATCTGACTGAGCCGCACTTCTATGAAGCCATTGTGAGGGGGAGGCCAAACTAGTACAGAGGCACAGGAAATCCACATGAATGTCCCTGGCTTCCCAAGGATCCCCCAGGTTTAGCTAAAGACCCTGCGCCATTTTCTGCAAGGGAGGGGAACAAATCCTGATAAGGTGACAATGAAGAAACGTCAGGCTGGAATCCTTATGGAGCAAATCTCCACAAGTCCCTCCCATCTattttttaagaaagaaagaaaggaactaGGCCATTAACATCACATTGAATTCTTGTGATGGCCATATTGTTTTAATGGCTCAAATAGTGCCTCATattgttccttcccccaccttCCAACAAAAAAAACTCATGGTAACAGTAAAAATATTTATGAATTCCATTAAGAATATTTTTCATTAGCTTAACTATTTTAGTTATATGTATGTATATTAGCCTGAATTAGTATGTTGTATGTATATTACTCTGAATGATAAAGAGTGAGTGATCAGAATATTAACAGTTACTCAGCAACACTACGGTATTCCAATATGCTGTATTTGACACAGCATTTTTAAAACCTGAACTAAAAATTTAGAACCTTTAGGTTTACTGTATCAAGAAATTTCTTCCTTCTTTCTACAATTATAATAAacaaaagcaattgaaaacaaaaaCCTATGATAAACATTAAAATTCTGTTAATTTCTCCTCTTCAAGGGCATACTGTCAATTAAAAATTATGTAGTAAACAGATTTCCTTACCTCTGTTACCAGCCCCACCTACGCTTACGGaaagtgaaaaaaattaaaattttcacagttcatgtcagtgatgctcagacctcagtggttcaggaaccaaattagcaatcaacattactcaaaagagctaatgtgaattcattgtttctttTATTATAGgaatatatattcatatttaaacagtatgataaatcatatatatattattctcacagcaaaatgactgaccattattattttatcaactacaattggttaataacatagtggAGCATCCCGATTGGTTAATAATGAAGTCACACAATGTTTTAATATCACGTGCTGCAAAcaagagacacattaaagagccacttttAGCTcacgagcctcagtctgagtatcactggtttaTATTCTTTGTTTACGCCTTCCATTTCTACCTACTGGGGCAATTAAAATCAAATGAGTCAATTTTCACTTATTAAACAGCTTCACTTTCAGGTTTTTAAGATTACGATGCTTATTTGCTTAAATATCAGCTCATTGCTACAATTaaagaggaaaaagggaaaactttttttttttaaaccggtCAGGATTTGTTATAGGAGTGGGACCTAGCTAGTTTCATAtagttatttaatttaaaaagggaCATTGTCAGGACAAACATACATTTACTACGTGCAGGGACAGCACTGTGCCTGCCAAGagttctactgatttcaatggggttctGTGTGAGCGCAGCAAGTGCTCATTTCCACTGACTGTAGAAATGGGACCTTACTGTAGAGTCTGTACAAGTCCAAAATTTAAATGAATCTGACTGAAGTGTACATATATTCAAAATCTAAGaccaaagaattttaaaaaaaatatcagcgGACGTAGGTTTAATTTTTCTTTCAACAAGAACATTCCCCTGTACCCCAGTACCAGCCTCCCATGGAAGTCTGGCTTGGCTGGATTTGCTGCAAGGAGGCATGGAAACAGACAGTGAACACAGATGTTGAAGGCCCAGTCTTGGGGTCTTAAAGGCCATGGGCCTCCCCCTGTGGAACtgtgtgggtctttggggcacacTACATAGGTCACTTCCAGGGGACTGGAGACAGGCTGCAGGCATAGCGCAGACCCTGTGACTCCATGACAACTGCTGAGTACCCTCAGTCACTTGGTGACTCACAGGGCTGGCTGTCCAGGGCCAGCTTCtgttccaatgaagtcaataggagttaagCCCcttaggatcaggcccttagacttAATACATGGAAGTGGAAAGAGGGAAATGAGTGAAACAACTGTTTCAGATTCAACGCATTTTCCTTTGGTCACAGATATGGCATCTGTATTCAGTTGCTTAAATACTGAACATTTCTTaccacccatttaaaaaaaatgagaaaaaaaattatttgaaaagCAACTTACAGTTTGGACCTCATTACCTTTTCTGTAAACAAGCCTGCTGACAACAACTACTGTTATCATACTATCATCCCTCCTACTTGGGTCTGGAGTGAAGTCGGTGGGATCAACAGCATTAGGGATGACAGATACGATCTCAGGATTCAGTGCGGCTCTTAGTACAGTGTTTTCCTTGCTAGTGTACGAGACACAAATGATGTGGTTTGTATCACACAGTGACACAGTTAGAAGTTTGTTTGTAAGCACCGAACTGACATCAGcaaatccaaagagagaatggTCTGTAAAAACTGTCTGTAGACCCATTGTCTTGGCATGGAAGAGTGCATCATGAGCCATGGAAGAAAACGAACTATGGGAATGGACTATGGTGACTCTCTCCCGCACAAATATGTACCTGAGCAGAGGCAGACTGTGGAAGAGCGTTGTTGCTGTAGACTGATTGTACATGACCTTCAAAGGTAAATAATAAACTTTCAGACCATTGGCGAGGTAACGAATGCCTTTTCGGTTTCCATATGCATGGGTGACAATTATAACTTTGTGCCCTCTTTCAATCAGGCACTGTGACAGCTGGTAGATGTGACTTTCCACTCCTCCCATATttggataaaaaaaatcagataccaTGCATATACTATGTGTTCGAATTCCAGTTGCTAGGGCTTTTACGCAGTTAATGGAggaagctggagagagagagtgtccatGGCCTCCTATTCTTCTGCAAGCCATacttagaaaaagttcagaaatcAGTCCTTCTGGTAGCCAGCCAGTTTGTAGATTTGGGCCTGCTCATTACCTAagatggtgaaaaaaaaattattgccaAATACATAAAGAAGCAGGGCTTAAGACTGTCACTTCTACAAGGACCTTCATGCTACAGCAATATTAGCATTTTAGTTTCTGTAGGGCTGGCGCTAGCTTTTGGGAAGCTCtatgccaggggtgggcaaactttttgggcagagggccacatctggatagggaaattgtatgcagggccggggcagggggttggggtgcgggagggagtgtggagtgtgggagggggctcagggaagggggctggggtgcaggtgggtgggggcacagggcagggggttggggtgcacaggggtgcagggtgcagcagggagctcagggcagggagttggggtgcagaaagggtgcgaggtgcaggcagggagttgggggatgggtacaggaggggttcgggctccagggtggcagcaatccgcaccagggccagggcaggctccctgcttgcctgccctgtccccggccccatgccgctccaggaagtgctgcaaCCCCTGGGACAGGGGGAAcagagggctctgcgtgcgctgcccttgccgcgcctccaggtacctcccccaatgctcccattggccgtggttccccattcccggccaatgggagctgcgggggcagtgcctggaggcaagggaaACGcaaggagccctctgcctccccttctcccctcctccccccggggaccacagggacgtggtgccaccAGCGACACAGGCCGGATCTGAAGCCCTGAGGGGCCAAATccggcccgtgggctgtagtttgcccacctctgctctatgcCATCCACCTATAATAGAAgccaccctccttcccagccacaTCCTGCCTTTGGTAACTACCTCCCTCATTAATCTGTAAGGCTCCATGGCCTCTTGTGACTCTGTCTGCTCGTCCCATGGACCATCAAGCAAGGAGATAGAGGTGTTctttggctccaagtggcaggaaaACAGAACCCCAGATCTTTTCTGCAGTTTTCTGTGACCAAACAGGACAGTGGATAGGAATTGGGGATGATACCAGACTGATGGGCCACTTATATAGTTACCACAAAACTCTGCTTAGCAATAAAAGCTGAAGAACTACATGCAATACTTTAGTACTGAATTACAATCTCATACCAACAGAGCACTTACCAATGTGCCTTAGACATTGTTAATAAAAAACCAATAAAAGTGCTTAATTTTATAAAAGCCACTATTACAGCAGCAGCATGTTCCACATTCTTTTAAGCAATACCACATTTTATAAACTGTATATTGGCCTTTCATTAACATAATGCTAGTGAGTACAGTATACTATATACCAGTATAtatgttacacacacacagattaacAGTCCTATTAAGAAAAGAGGATCATTATCACACCATCTTGAAGTAAAAACTCAGACTTGTCCTTTCATCTCATGTCTTGGCATTCACTCTTTACACTCTGTATTAAGAAGAGTCCCTCCCACCTCATAAGCATATGTTATCTTTTCTATATATTAGCAGTTTTTAAGCTCTTTAAGCCAGGCCTTAATTATTGTAAAATACCATACACTTGTTTTCACAATGCAGGGATAATTACTATATTGACCATAAAAATTCTGGTCGGTTTTCTGAGTTTCTGACCCACATATTAATATAATTGGCTCCTGTCATGTAAAGGAGTCCACACACATGTTACTCTTTAACTTCACAGGGACTCCATACAGGTGTCCACACTTGCAGGTTCCTTTGCAGGACTAGGGCTATATTTTGTTCTTCCATAacaatttttaaagaaatctaaCCATCATCATATGATTTTACTACATGTCCATAAAACGAAGTGAGGCAACTCCTACCTAAAATAGTTTTTGAAGGCCACACGGGACCACCTGATCTTCTAGTcccgtggttctcaacctgtggtccacagactatgtctaaggtttccaaagggatctgcacctgcatttaacatattttaggggtccacaaatgaaaaaaggttgaaagccactgatctagtctggACTACTGTATCTCACAGACCACAAAACTTAACACAGCTATACCTGCATCATGCCCAATAAGTTGTTTTTTATGAAAGTACATCTTCCAGACACGGGGTCCAGGTCTTGGTTTACAAATGCTGCACTTTCAATAGGTTTATGCAGTGTAGTtgcagccatgtcagtcccaggatattagagggacaaggtagatgagataatatattttattggaccaaatcctgttggtgagagacacaagcttttgagctataccACAAAAACAATGATATACCTGAATACATCGATGATATTTTCATCTTCTGGAGAGATGACAAACTCCCTCAGACtgccaccacaacttcaacaaccaccactcatccattaaactctctctggaacactcccacacaGTATCAACTTCTTGGACACCAAAATCAGCTTCAGtagaaccctacagacaactacaTACAAGAAACCTATGGATCCCCACATCTactttcacagatccagtaaaCACCCCAAACACAGCAAGAAacttatctacagccaggcactcagatactgcagAATATGCTCTGAGAAGAAGGTCTGAGatacacaccttaacacactcaaaaaCACCTTTACCAAACACAGACATTCAACTAGAGAACTAGATTGCAACATTAAACGGGCTACCCAAATACCCCAAAAGAACCTGctttaatacaaaaataaaccCCTTTCCAactgcacacccctagttgttACCTACtaccccacactggaacctatATGGGGTATCagcaaacaattacaacccatactcaatgaGCATCCCACCCTGAAAAATATTTCccaaaccccctcttctggccttcaaacaatcccAACATCTCCAAGCTTATCATCAGAAGAAgaaagctccccacagaccagatacaccaactcaaagtggcaccaaaCCCTGCCACTATAACAGATGCAAACCTGCAGACTTATTTCtattgctacaatgatcaatacccccATAACACACCTTTCAAATTCTAtgagtcctacacatgcctatcacaacgtgtggtgtacctcatccagtgcactaaatgtcccAATAGCAACTATATGGGTGAAACCAACCACTATGCTCTCAattgaactcacacaggaaaataaaagacaaaaacactgtattacacttttcacaaagtgctcACTCTACATTTGACTCATCTTGagccctcatcctcaaaggaagccGACaccacaccttcaaaagatgagcctaagAACTTAacttcataactttgctagacgcTAAAAAACATGGATTGGATGAGGACAATGGATTTATGGATTatcacaacaatctgtaacccattaaCTCCTCCTTTTTGTCCTACAACTACAGGGGCATTAACAGGCTACTTCATTGGAAATGGTCTCTTAAAATATACGCTATCTATGCTAAACTACCTCTTCAGCCTTGTATTTAGCTATAACACTGAGtgcctttcccagacctaaagaagagctctgtgcagctgaaaagcttctctctctcaccaatagaaaaTGGTCCTACAAAAGATATTGCTTCAGCCTCCCTATACTTTCATTACAACAAAACAGCACATGTTTGTGTGAGCACTGTGCAGGAGCCAGGAAGGCACAAACACTTGACATCGAGTTCCCACCCTTATTGGCAACTTTGGAGCCCATGAACCACTAACGTTAATGACCTTGAGCCTCTACCGCATTGTAAGACAATCATCACATTAAGAGGCTCTGCGGGACGGAAACCTACCATGGCGCTGCAAACACCGTTGCACAAGCAGTAGCCTGCAGCCGCCACGCGTGTCTGGGTTACGGGGGGGCTGGAACCCCGCCGCGCACGGCGCTGTACTTACACTACACCGGGAGAGACGAGCCCTCCTGCCGAGCGCGGCCAGGGGACGGGGCTGCCACACAAGGGGACGGATCGTGGCCCGGGCTGCAGGGTCTGGTTGTCACCGGGGGGGGCAGTGACAGCAGCTCCTCCCCGGCCCAGCCGGGCGCTGCAGCCAGCGGGGCCCGGGGGctgcgggccgggggggggggggggggtcggagcAGCCCCCGCGCAGCCGAGCACGTCACAGGGGGCGGGGCCGCCCCACaggccgggcgggggcggggcagaccaggggaCCCGCGCCCCGGCCCTGCGCGGGGGGGCCCAagggagggagcggggcagaGTCACTCACCGACCTGCCGCCGGCCGGATCCACCCATTTCCGGGAAGGCGGGAGCGGCGGCCACTCgctggccccgccccgccccgcccccgtcGCCTAGAcaacagccccgcccccgctctgccccagcgCCCGAGCAGCCAACCAATGGAGCGGGCAGCTTCAAGTCACGCGGGACAGAGCAGCCAATCGGATGCCCCAGCTCGGTTCAGCCCTGGAACGCTGAGAGGGGAAGGGGCGGAACGTGGCGTCCTTGACGTTCTGTGGCGCTCCGTGCCCGGACTTCCCTTTAACCCCTTCGTCGTGCGAACGCGGGAGCGCTCCCCGCCCGGGCCTGCGGCTGTGGCGTGGGGGGCCGGGGGCTGTGATCCCGCCCGCCCGCCATTCTGAGCCGGCAGCCAGGCGCCTCTTGAAGCTTTTCTGGGCAGCTAGAAGCTTGCTGAGCTGTGGGACTCTAACGCACTCACCTGACTCCGGGAGCCGGGGCTCTAAGAAACGCACCGTGAATCGCAAGACtcataatattttatttattatcgGAAACTAATGTGTGTTTCTGATGTCCCATAGCACTCGCCCTGGAGTCTGCTGCTACCAACCAggccacaccaccaccacacatgGCAAGAATCTCTACTGCTCTTTGCCAAGAGTGCTGACTTGTGGAGTCCCTCAGGGCTCAGTCCTGTTTGTATTCAAATATCTATGTGCATATCTTTGATAGCATAGCAAGATGACACAGGCTGCAATGCCAATATGTCGCTGACCTGCAGATAGCTGTATCCTTCCAGCAGAAGACACCATTGGGTCACAGATAGCATAGTGGTTGGCTGAATGAAAACTAGCTGTCTTACATTCAGGAAAGACCAAAGTAATGCTAGTAGAAGGAGGTAATCGCTTAAAGGTTCTGTTCAGCACCTACACCTCATCGTACCTCTGGCATTGTTGGTATGCAGCCTTGGGATCATGCTGGTCCTGGAGAATCACCAGCTATCAAGAAAACTCCTAATATTTTAAAGATGTTGATTGGCCACAGTAGTTTATATGTTTGTCACCTGTTGTCTGGAGTACTGCAGTTCTTTATATCTCAGCCTGAGAAAATTCACAGTGAAATGACATCTGGCATACAATGCAGCACCCAAAGTGAAATGGGCTGAAGACTGTATAttactgtatcagaggggtagccgtgttagtctggatctgtaaaagcaacaaagaatcctgtggcaccttatagactaacagacgttttgcagcatgagctttcgtgggtgaatacccacttcttcggatgcatccgaagagtTACAAAATCTTCAGGGGATAGGCCCATGTTCTTTCAGAGACCTCTTTTTATTCAGGAACCTGCCATAGCAGCTATGAGCTTTGGGCCCACTATATTTATCTGATAGGAGGTAGAGCCTTTGCCACAGCTGATCCAAAACACTGGACTGTCCTTTCAAAAGAAGTCAGGAAGAGTATTCTGGCTAAGTTTTCCTGCCTGTATCCCTCGATGTTTACTGATAATTTGGAACCTAGATTGCCCATTAGAAATGCTTAGCTATAGAACCAGTCACTCCTTCTGCCTCCAGATACCAGCAACCCCATTCCACTCCCAGCTACTACAAAATAGCCCAGAAATATGTACACATATTGAAGTTGGGGTCCCAAAAAGCCAATTATAAGGGTGTCAAAAAACTAAAACAGTAGTGCAACTCatatattaaaaaatataaaaagcaaGTCTGAGGCCCTATAAAAAAAatttctctaaaaaaaaaaaatcccttgccATACCTGTTTCCTCACCCCCTATCCACTCCACAAGTATGGCGCACTTCCCACTTGTCCATAACCATATTGTTGGATTGTTCAGTTCTAAAAAAAGTGCCCTAACCTGAAAGCTGTGTTTTTCCTGTTATGTGTGCAATTAATAGGATGCATGCACAGGGCTGGGAAACATCaagtttaaaacaacaacaaagggaTTATTTCTCCCTTGCCCTGGTTCTTGAAGGTAGCACAGTGGGTTTGTTGTTCTTTTTAGGAGTGCTCCCTAAGGCAGTCCAGAGGTTGTGTTAGGGAAGATGGAGAAGactaaagaacataagaacataagaacataagaaaggccgtaccgggtcagaccaaaggtccatctagcccagtatctgtctaccgacagtggccaatgccaggtgcccctgagggagtgaacctaacaggcaatgatcaaatgatctctctcctgccatccatctccatcctctgacgaacagaggctagggacaccattcttacccatcctggctaatagccatttatggacttagccaccatgaatttatccagtccccttttaaacattgttatagtcctagccttcacaacctcctcaggtaaggagttccacaagttgactgtgcgctgcgtgaagaagaacttccttttatttgttttaaacctgctgcctattaatttcatttggtgacccctagttcttgtattatgtgaataagtaaataacttttccttatccactttctcaacatcactcatgattttatatacctctatcatgtccccccttagtcttctcttttccaaactgaagagtcctagcctctttaatctttcctcatatgggaccttctctaaacccctaatcattttagttgctcttttctgaaccttttctagtgctagaatatcttttttgaggtgaggagaccacatctgtacacagtattcgagatgtgggcgtaccatggatttatat includes the following:
- the PIGA gene encoding phosphatidylinositol N-acetylglucosaminyltransferase subunit A; this translates as MACRRIGGHGHSLSPASSINCVKALATGIRTHSICMVSDFFYPNMGGVESHIYQLSQCLIERGHKVIIVTHAYGNRKGIRYLANGLKVYYLPLKVMYNQSTATTLFHSLPLLRYIFVRERVTIVHSHSSFSSMAHDALFHAKTMGLQTVFTDHSLFGFADVSSVLTNKLLTVSLCDTNHIICVSYTSKENTVLRAALNPEIVSVIPNAVDPTDFTPDPSRRDDSMITVVVVSRLVYRKGIDLLSGIIPELCQKYPDLHFLVGGEGPKRIVLEEVRERYQLHDRVRLLGALEHQDVRNVLVQGHIFLNTSLTEAFCMAIVEAASCGLQVVSTRVGGIPEVLPENLIILCEPSVKSLCDGLEKAVAQIRSGTLPTPETIHNKVKTFYTWRNVAERTEKVYDRVADEVVLPMDKRLDRLISHCGSVTGCIFALFAVLSFLFLVFLRWMTPDSLIDVAVDATGPSGAWTQQYFSSKKGSEREEISNC